A genomic region of Caldicellulosiruptor acetigenus contains the following coding sequences:
- the drmB gene encoding DUF1998 domain-containing protein: MPQQQIRKSQFILTYGPGSILESVTGPRIIPGPLAGLFNRPVNGKNLSPVDFEISHQRLTEGLFRNGTRIFRIPSNAELGIEENVPLYTTRPFPGWGLCIDHGILYRLGDDCPECKRSGGRWKKKRREAIRFVRACPAGHLDDVDWNYVVHSKSKRTAECTGEWFYWQRQGASLKEIKIRCPVCKAEVNMGEIYNRPWPCSGRFPERETEGFPVRPGCRREARIIQRQASNLRIPEVVTLFTVPPRHTKLHRLLENQAIRTAVITAGSLGTQLNCNNFLKMLEDLRRQSLITEVTYEEILKYDWREIESALQDLKKPVPQSYREILVDEFNRLVDAAYNGASAGGRGSAELLFEVIKQDIRTFRSPGGLNFRIVPVTRLNTVTVQTGYRRFVCSKPEETELVDISFTDERGNRWLPGIEFMGEGIFVMLEKDDENHFQSGGKNYSKWLNAYRNRRNENYNQPGLFRDDMYRDELHPVFVWWHTLSHIILRTLSVGSGYSLSSIRERIYFDIDRDGHARGGIIFYTVQPGADGTLGGLVSLVPHFGEILSRVHQMAEKCSNDPLCGEQEFAPGKSNGAACYACTMVSETSCEHRNMWLDRHILVENLP; the protein is encoded by the coding sequence GTGCCACAGCAGCAGATAAGAAAATCGCAGTTTATACTGACCTATGGTCCCGGTTCAATTCTGGAAAGTGTCACCGGTCCCAGGATTATACCCGGTCCGCTTGCCGGACTCTTCAATAGACCGGTGAACGGTAAAAATCTGTCACCGGTGGATTTTGAAATAAGCCATCAGCGGTTAACGGAAGGTCTGTTCCGCAACGGTACAAGAATATTCCGGATACCATCCAATGCCGAACTGGGTATTGAAGAAAATGTCCCACTGTACACGACCCGGCCTTTTCCCGGATGGGGGCTGTGCATAGACCACGGTATTCTCTACAGACTGGGTGATGACTGTCCGGAGTGCAAACGTTCAGGTGGAAGGTGGAAGAAAAAGCGCCGTGAAGCCATCCGTTTCGTCAGGGCCTGTCCGGCAGGACACCTTGACGATGTGGACTGGAACTACGTGGTACACAGCAAATCAAAAAGAACCGCGGAATGTACCGGGGAATGGTTTTACTGGCAGAGACAGGGCGCAAGTCTCAAAGAAATTAAAATCAGATGTCCTGTATGTAAAGCCGAAGTAAATATGGGTGAAATATACAATCGCCCCTGGCCCTGCAGCGGCCGGTTTCCGGAAAGAGAAACAGAGGGTTTTCCCGTTAGACCCGGGTGCAGACGTGAAGCCAGAATCATTCAACGCCAGGCAAGCAATCTGAGGATACCGGAAGTAGTAACGCTTTTTACAGTTCCACCGAGACATACGAAATTACACCGGCTTCTCGAGAATCAGGCAATAAGAACTGCCGTAATCACTGCGGGTTCGCTAGGTACTCAGCTCAATTGCAATAACTTTTTAAAGATGCTTGAAGATTTGAGAAGACAGTCTCTTATAACAGAAGTAACATATGAAGAAATCCTGAAATATGACTGGAGAGAGATAGAAAGTGCGCTGCAGGATTTGAAAAAACCTGTACCGCAGTCATACAGAGAGATACTTGTGGATGAATTCAACAGGCTTGTCGATGCAGCATACAACGGTGCATCTGCCGGCGGAAGGGGGTCTGCAGAACTTCTTTTTGAAGTTATAAAACAGGATATTCGCACTTTCAGGTCACCCGGCGGTCTGAATTTCAGAATTGTTCCGGTAACAAGGTTAAATACTGTAACAGTACAGACAGGATACAGAAGATTTGTTTGCTCAAAACCAGAAGAGACCGAACTGGTCGATATATCTTTTACAGATGAAAGAGGTAATCGCTGGCTTCCAGGAATAGAATTTATGGGCGAAGGAATTTTTGTCATGCTGGAAAAGGATGATGAAAACCATTTTCAGTCCGGTGGAAAGAATTACAGCAAGTGGTTAAATGCGTACAGGAACAGGAGAAACGAAAATTACAACCAGCCCGGGTTGTTCAGAGACGATATGTACAGAGATGAACTTCACCCTGTATTTGTCTGGTGGCATACTCTTTCACACATCATACTCAGGACTCTTTCTGTCGGCTCGGGATATTCACTTTCTTCGATAAGAGAACGGATTTATTTCGACATAGACAGAGACGGGCATGCGCGCGGTGGGATTATTTTTTATACTGTTCAGCCCGGGGCAGACGGTACACTGGGGGGACTGGTTTCTCTTGTTCCACATTTTGGAGAGATTCTGTCCCGGGTTCATCAGATGGCAGAGAAATGTTCAAATGACCCTCTGTGCGGGGAACAGGAATTTGCTCCGGGCAAATCGAACGGTGCTGCATGTTACGCCTGCACAATGGTTTCAGAAACATCATGCGAGCACAGAAACATGTGGCTTGACAGACATATTCTGGTGGAGAATTTGCCATGA
- a CDS encoding phospholipase D family protein, whose translation MIEILVTGEKLVGKGIRSLGTVIEELIVSATDEIHVAAYLITSTTLVDLLAGAAGRGIRVYVVVNDLGEQPAGVREKLLAAVKKFEHFTVREFSRRNKGVLHAKVLVVDRNKAVVGSANFTYSGMTEGNYEIAVLLEGREAAIIARIVEEL comes from the coding sequence ATGATTGAAATTCTTGTGACCGGTGAAAAACTTGTCGGAAAGGGTATTCGTTCGCTGGGAACCGTCATAGAAGAACTCATAGTATCTGCGACCGATGAAATTCATGTGGCGGCATATCTCATCACTTCCACAACACTGGTTGATCTGCTTGCCGGCGCTGCGGGCAGGGGTATAAGAGTGTATGTCGTGGTCAACGACCTTGGTGAACAACCTGCCGGAGTCAGGGAAAAACTGCTGGCAGCAGTCAAAAAGTTCGAACATTTTACAGTAAGAGAGTTTTCCCGCAGAAATAAGGGTGTTCTGCATGCCAAAGTACTGGTGGTGGATAGAAACAAAGCGGTTGTGGGTTCCGCAAATTTCACATATTCGGGTATGACAGAAGGAAATTATGAAATCGCAGTTCTGCTGGAAGGAAGAGAAGCGGCAATTATTGCAAGGATAGTTGAAGAACTGTAG